One part of the Nostoc sp. PCC 7120 = FACHB-418 genome encodes these proteins:
- a CDS encoding circadian clock protein KaiA has translation MTQEVDQQILLQQLKSDYRQILLSYFTTDKALKEKIDKFINAVFCANIPVPEIIEIHMELIDEFSKQLRLEGRGDETLMDYRLTLIDILAHLCEAYRGAIFK, from the coding sequence ATGACTCAAGAAGTTGATCAGCAAATATTATTGCAGCAACTCAAATCAGATTATCGCCAGATTCTTTTAAGTTACTTTACTACAGACAAAGCATTAAAAGAAAAAATTGATAAATTTATCAATGCAGTATTTTGTGCTAATATTCCTGTGCCAGAAATTATTGAAATTCATATGGAACTAATTGATGAATTTTCTAAGCAGCTACGACTAGAGGGCAGAGGTGATGAAACTTTAATGGATTATCGCCTCACCCTGATAGATATCCTGGCTCATCTTTGTGAAGCCTATAGAGGGGCAATATTTAAATAA
- the kaiB gene encoding circadian clock protein KaiB, whose product MNKARKTYVLKLYVAGNTPNSVRALKTLKNILEQEFQGIYALKVIDVLKNPQLAEEDKILATPTLSKILPPPVRKIIGDLSDRERVLIGLDLLYEELTEEDWEAQSNL is encoded by the coding sequence ATGAATAAAGCCAGAAAGACATACGTCCTCAAGCTTTACGTAGCAGGCAACACACCAAATTCAGTCAGGGCGTTAAAAACACTCAAAAATATTTTAGAACAGGAGTTTCAAGGTATTTATGCCCTAAAAGTAATAGATGTGCTGAAAAACCCACAATTAGCAGAAGAAGATAAAATATTAGCCACCCCGACATTATCAAAGATTTTACCCCCACCAGTCCGCAAAATCATTGGTGATCTTTCAGATCGGGAAAGAGTTCTGATTGGCTTAGATTTGTTGTATGAAGAACTAACAGAAGAAGATTGGGAAGCACAAAGTAATCTTTAA